The genomic region TAATTCAGAAGTTCTAAATCATTTGCTGAAAGGTTAATTAATTCTTCTCTTATTTGAAAGTAAAAATCTCTTAATGCTTCAAAATCAATTGTATCTTTCATTAAGTCTTTGAAAACTTCAATTGAAGAAAATTTTCTGACTATATTCTTTTTCATTTCTATCGTTAGGTCAAAATAACTAAATCGTGATAGAAATCGTTTTTCTTGATTTATTATTGAATTATGAATAAATTCATTAATTATTTGTTGCCTATTTGAATAGTTTAGCTTTTGATTTAGTAAATAAGTAGTAAAACTATCATGAAAAAAAGAAATTCTGTTCAATCTAATCTCGAATAAATACGGATGCTCATTTATAAATTCATTTACTATGGTTGCTAATTCATCATCTAATAATAAGTGAATTTCAGATTTCATGAAAAAAGAGCGAGAACATAAAAATAAAGATAACGATTGTTTTCCTTTTTCATTTTTTATTATTTCTTCATAATAACTATCAACTGAATCAAGTTTATTTAGTTTTGGTATGCTATTATTCTTCTTGTAATGTTCCGCTACATATTTTACCAAAATCGGGTATCCTCCTGTTATTGAAAATATTTCAGTTCCAATACTGTAATCTGAAATATGATATAATTTATTTAAGACTTCTTGTGTTTGATTATTGTTCCAGTTTCCGAGTTGATGCTTTTTCCATAATAATTTCTTATGTAAAGGGCGACTTAAAATAATTGTCTTACAACTTTCTTTTAACTTATCAATGAAATAAATATATTTTTCTAATTCACTACGGTTATAATTTTCAACATGGTCAAGACCATCTATTATAACAGTTCTTTGCTCTTTTTTTATTTCCTGTATTATTGTTTCCTCATTTCTGTGTAATAAATCTTTAAAAAGTTTTTTTGAAAAATCTGAAATAAAATTTTTGTACTTTAATCGTTCCGTTTTGTTTCCTTCTTGGCTAGAAACAAAAAAACGATATAACAAATTGTTAGGGTATTTATCTTCTAATAAACAGACTAAATGACTTTTGCCGACACCAGGTTTTCCTTCAATAAGCAATATATTTTCAATCATTAAAAATTCTCTACTAATTTTAACGGTTGGTTCAATTAATTGTGTTTTAAAAACATCAATAGTTGGTAAATTCTTTCGTTCTATAATCCATTTACGATTATCTAAATAGTCGTTAAAAAAATGTTCTATTATTGATTTTCTGAATGGGTTTGCTTTATAAATTTCTTCAATGTTATTGTCAATTTCCGTTCGACTTAATGAGACTAAATATACTCCGGATAATTGTAAGGCTGGAAACCCAAGTATTTCGCAATTCGGATTTATGGCAATTTTTCTGAAAAAAACTATATTGTTCTTTTCAGAAAGTTTATGTGATTTACCATTGATACTTATACTGTTAGTTGTAATTTTTAAATTATCAATAGAAATGTTATCAATGTCTTTTATTTGAAAATAATACTCATCAGTTCCAGAAATAATTTTAACATCATCAAAATTATTGTTTACAACTGCTTCAATTTCAATTTTATCTATTATGCGTTCGGCATCCATTTTTGCCAACAACAAAGTTGTTACATGTTTTTGATATGTATATCCAATGAATGAGTTTTTCATTTTATTTCACAGAATTTTCAACAATCAAAATCTCCTCCTCTGTAAGTTTATACAACTCATAAACCATTTTGTCAATTTCTTTATCTGTTTGGGATATTTGGGTTTGGACTTGGTTTATTTCTTTTTTGTAATCCTCAAAATAATCTTCCCATTCATCTTGTTGTGTGAGTGAGAGTTCTACTTTTCTTACATCAAGTGTTTTGAGATATTTATTTATTACGGATATTTGAAAGATGCTCATTGCCTGTACAGTAATTTAGGTAATCAAAAAGCCAAAAGTACAAAGAAATTAAGGCAAATGATAATCTTTTTATTAACATTAATTTTAATAAAAAAGAGCTTGTGTTTCCAAACTCTTTTAATCACACGAGTTATTACAAAATTTATGTCAGATATTCAATATGAGCATCACGTGCATTGTTATTTACTGATTCAATTCTGTTGTCTCTTGACCACACATTCCGGAGCAAACTGACCACCACCTGTAAGCAGTGAAAATCTGATTAAATTTATCCGGCATCTTCATTATTTCAATGCAATTAATGTTTTAGTGATTGAATCTCTTAAATCTTGTTGTACTTTAACTTCCTCTGCATATTCTTGCCATTTACTTACAATATTTTTTATTTCTTGAATTATTTTTTTTCCCTTTTTAATGTTATTTGCATCGGCAATTGTCATAAGATCTGCTTCAGAGATATTTTTATGTTTCCCGTTAATACTTAATGTATGTTGACTTACCCAAATATTGCTCGGATCGTAAGAATAACATACATCATAAGCAGGTGACAACTCCCATTTTCCATCCTTTTTAAGGCTAAATGAAAAATTTTTTGTATGATCATCATAGTTTGTTGCCATAACATTGAAAACCATTCTTCTAAACATTTGTATTGCCTCAGGATATGTTAATTTCAAAATTCGCATGGTTTGGAACAGTTGTTCGTAACTGTATCCGTATAAATTATTAAAATCATAATGCTGTATACCGCAAAATGTTTGAATATGATGTTTCGTATCGTTTCCTACTCTGTCAAATCGTTTAGTCATAAAGTGAGCTCTGCCGTTTTCTTCTAACAATTTACATTCCATCATGTCAATACTGCAATCCTTTGCCATTAAATAGTAAGCATACTCTACCTTTCCATAGCCGTAACTTTCTCCAAATTGCACATCGCTTACTCCATCCAACTTAATCAACCAGTTTTCAAATCCTTTCGGTACTCCTGCCTGACCGGATTTTAGCTCTCCGGTTTTCTCATTATAAGCAATTACTACTTTTGGTCTTGCACCACCTGCAGAAGTTCCTGTTTTTAGAATTTGGATCATTGCTGTTTGCTCATCTTTTTTAAGATTAGCATGAAATCCTTTACGAGCAGACAGCATTTTTTGAGCAATATCAACCAAACTTTTTATCTCAACTATAAATGGTTGTTTACTTGCTTTAAATTGAGCCGGTTCAAACTCTAAAGCGCCCATTCCCCTTGCACCGATAAAACATAATTTTTCTACCGGATTCATACTGTTTGCAGATCGTCCGTTCTGTGCTAACCAAACATTAATAAGTTGATTACCATATTTATCAGGTAATGAATCTGCCAACATTCCCGGTAAGCCTTTGAATGTATCAGTATTTTCTCCTCTTGTCCCACGAAGTTCCGGAAAACTGTATATACGGGAACCATTTTTTATTGGCATTATTATAGGAGAAAGATTCCAACCCTTTGAAAGAAACTTGGTATCATACTGAAAACTTGCCAATTGTAGTTTTTCATCCCAACGAACAGCTCCTACTGATTCACCCCATATTTTTACTTCTGCAACATCTACCATCCTAAATTTTCATTTGATTTTTCCTCTGTATTTATATTTCTTGCTCGCTGTTTTTTCTTCTTTTGCAAGTTGGCATATTCTATGGGGCTTATTTCATTGCTTATTTGAAAAACATCCATGATATATAATAAGTTAAGCACCCTTAAAACTTTTATCAAGCTTTTTAGGGTTACTTTACCTCCCCTCTCTAACAAGCTCAAAGTGGAGCGACTTATGCTTGCTGCAGATGAAACTTCATCTTGTGTTTTATTTTGATTCAAACGATGATGCTTGATAAAATTTCCTGTGAGCTCGCTGAGTGCTTTATCACTCATAGATACCAGGCTATTGAGTGAAATATCATTCATAAACCTTGATTTATATTATTAATGCATGAAATATCATTCAAATATACATAAAGTAATGCATTAAACAAAATTATAAATCAGAATTTAAACAAGGAAGAAATTCAACTGTATTTGAAAATCTTACAATTTTAGAAAAATATTTAACTACACTTGAAAAGTCTGATAATTTCAGGTCTGATAAAATTATTCCCCCACTAAAACAAAAGCACCCCAATAGAAAGGATATTTGTATTTTTCTTTGATTTCTAATTGTGCTTTATGAAAGGCATCATGCTTATCGCCGGATTTTAACCAATGTTTGTAAAAACTTGACATCAAATCTTGCGTTCCTTCATCGCTCACTTCCCATAAACTTGTAATTACTGAAGATGCTCCTGCTATTTGGAACGAACGTTGCAAACCGTAAACTCCTTCTCCGTTTTTGATCTCTCCTAAACCTGTTTGACAGGCGCTTAATATCACGATATCAGTATTATCTAAATCAAGTATCATGGCTTCAAAAGCATTTAAAATACCGTCATCCGAATCTTTATTGTCTTTAGTATTCATTTCGTTTACGGTACGATCGGCACCGGCTAAGAGCAATCCTGAACGCAGCAACGGATTTTCATATGCTTTCATAGGCTCAATACCAAACGAACGGGTATCTTCGGAAGGATCAACTTCGTTCTCTAAAAAATAACCGTGGGTTGCAATATGTAAAATATAGGGACTTTTAACTTTCTTGAGATTTTCTTCTGTTGCATTTTTTTCCATAACCGTATTCACCTTATAATAATTACTTTTCAATAATGATTGAATAGTATTTACTTCTTTTTTCGTTCCGGGCAATGGGGTCAATACCGCATAAGCATCAGGCAAATCCAATTTGTAATCAGGATATCCCAATAAGAAAGCAGTTTTAGAAAACTTCTTCGCTTTGTTAAACGATAAAATATCTTTGGTATTGGTTACAAAACGAACATCTTTCACATCAAGAATATGCCTTTCGGAAGGCAATTGAATAGTATTGATATTCACCTGATTATAAATGCCGTCAACAGAGATGTAAAGTTTTTTATCATTAGTAGATGTTAATCCGGCAATACTTTTCCAATAATAATCGTAAAAAGGTTTCATGCTTTTACCTGAATGTATTGTCTCTTGATATTCCTCTGACCATGCAGATTCCATATTATCACCGTCTTTCATAAAAACCATTTTAGGAACTTCATTATTATTCTTTAAAACCAAAGCTAAATAATGAATTTGATCCCTCGGATATAAATAACTGAAACTGTTGATCCGTATGATCTCAACGGCAGCTTCATTGGGTTTCAACACTTTTGCAATATCATTATATGTAATTGTTTTTAATTCATTGGCTTTTTTAAATTCTTCAGAAGATTTGGTTATATCTTTTTCCAAATTTAAAACAACTGTTTCAAGCGAATCAATATTTATATTCTCTTCTTTCAACTCTTCATTGGAATAAGTATATAATTTTGCCAACCAACTTTTTGTATCTTGCCAATTGTTGTATTTTGCAATAAGGGCTTTATTTCCGCTGTTCAAAATTCTTGCTTTTACTTTGCGTGAAGAACTTAACAACAGAGCTTTTGTAGCAATATGAAAGTTATATACATCTCCGGTAATTTCCGGAACATCATTTTGTGCTTTAACGGCAAAATTATAGAACCTTACAAATTTAGTTTGTATTTTTTCCCAAAACTTTGATTTTTCATACTCATTCATAGCAGGAAAAAATGTATTGATCTGATAAATATATTCATTTAATGTTTTCTTATATGTATCTGCTGCTTTCTTATAATCTTCTTTTTGCCAATACAATACGGCTAAATTCTCATATGTTAATGTGATGTTGGGATGGTGTTCTCCCAAAGTTTTCTTTTGAATTCCTAATGCTTCATTCAACAATGGTTCGGCTTTGGACAACTTATCTTGAGATTGATAAAACAATCCGAGTTCATAAATCGCTTGGGCATAAGACGGATGCTCTTTCCCGAATTGTTTCTCATAAATGCCTACAGCTTCTTTTAATAAAGGTTCAACTTTATCGAAACGTCTCATTTGTTGATATAATGATGCCGTATTCCTCAGCAAAACAGCATAATCAGGATGTGATTTTCCCATTCGCCTTTTTTTGATCTTTATCGCATCTAAATAAATCTTCTCAGCTTCTTCATATCGTTTAGTCAGTTGATAGAGCAATGCTAAATTTACTTCTAAACGTACATAAGTTGGTGATTTTTCTTTTACTTCTTCTCCGGCAAGTTTTATTGATTCTTTCATCAATTTTTCTGCATCTTTATATTTACCTGTCATTTGATAGATCATTGCTCTGTTATTCAGAACAATGGCATATTTAATGCTTTTATCTTCTCCTGTTTTTTTCAAATAATCTTGTGCTTTTATTATATATTCTTCAGCTTTTGTATATAAACCCATATCTTTATATAAAACAGCAATATTATTTAATGATGCAGCATAACCGGTTTTATCTGCACCTTTTTCTCTTTTCTCAAGTGCCTTTTTGGTATATTCTTCTGCAAGTGCATATCTTCCGGTAGTATGATATAAAAGCCCTAAATTGCTGAGTGTTAAACTTGCAAATGTTGAATCGCTCAACTTATTTTCATTATAAATCTTATCTGCTTTCAATAAAGATTTTTCAGACATTTTGTAACTGCTTGAAACATATAATATCTCACCGGTATAATTAAAGTTTTGTCCTTTAATTTTTGGAGGTATTTCATTGGTATTTGCAGGATCAGCAAGGTAAATTGCAAAACCCTTTGCTTGTTTCAAATTTCCTTTTGCTTCATGAGGTGTTGAATTATCACCGAATGAAATGGCATAATTAAAATCTGTAACATCATAGCCTTCTGAAAAATTTGTTAATGTTTCTTTCCATTGTTCTTTAAATTTGTCATTTATATATTCTTCTGATTTATCATAAAGCCTATAAATATCATTTTCAAACACATCATTTGTATTGTCTTTTATTTTATCAGTATCAATCTTTATTTTATCAGTTTTATCTTTTACTATTTTTTTCCAATCTTGATAAACATTTCCGCTTATTGCCGGATGAATGATTCCTGATATTAAAAAAATTAATACCGTTGTAACAATTTGTATTTTTTTCATTTGTCTTATTTTTTAAGTCCGCATTATTATTTTCAAAATATAAATTTATGACTTTTTTTTGATATAACTTCTAAAAATAAAAAAAGCCGGATATTTATCCGGCTAATTTTTAACTAAAACAACTAAATTTATTTGTGACTATTACATTTATGACTGCAATTACTCTTATATTTGCTTCCGCAATCACTCTTTTTAACCAACGGTTTTTTACATTCAGCCGGTAATTTTGTATATGCATCTTTATCTGCTTTTTTATCATCGGCATCATATCCCAATTTTGTAATTGCTTCACAAATTACATCATAATCTGTTTTTTTATCTAAATATTTAACAGTTACTACTTTTGATTTCAAATCAAGTTCTACATCTTTTATTCCTTTTTCATAAGCCAAATAATTTTCAATTGTTTTTTTACAAAGCTCTGATTGTGCCGAAGTTTTTATTTTAACATACTTTAAACCTTGAGCATTAGAAGCTGTGGTAAATGCAAAAAATAAAATTGTTACGATTGATAATGTTTTTAATGTTCTCATTTTAATTTAATTTTAGTTTGTGAATATTTGTTTATTTATTACTGCTTTTTACGAGCGATTTTGACCCGCTTAAAAGCTAATTCTTTGATTTGTTATTCTTTATAAATTTACAATAATGTCTTACTGTTTAATCTTTAATCTTATACCGACAAAAAACTTCCTTCCTGTTACAGGTCCCCAAACCATAGATGCATCAAAATATTCCCCGAAAGGGTTCTCTGCATCAATAATTACATTTTTTTGTTTGTAATTTGATAAGTTTTCAGAACCTGCATAAATATCAAGATGTTTAAACCGTTTTGTTATTTGAACATGCAAAATATAATATGAAGGAGAACTTTCATTTATCCTGAATTCAGCAGGATTTTCACTTAAATCAGGTAAAGGACTTGTTCCTGTAAATTGATTGGTGATGTCCACCATCCATTTATTAAATTTTGTTGCATAAGAAAGTGTTAACAATCCTTTATATTTATTAATTATTGGTTTCTCAATTAATTCGTTATTCATAGTAACATGTACATCATTCAACCGGAATGCTGCTGAAATGTCAAATCTTTTTATCGCCTCAAGGCTAAATTCTGCTTGGAAACTGTTTGAATATGACTTTCCTTTTAAGTTATAAAATCTTATTTCATTTACATCTGTATTAATATCTGCAACCAATTGATTTACAAAATCTGTTCTGTAAAAATCAATGCTGAAATTTGCATTTTTTTTATTTGACAAATGTAATTCTCCGGTAAAATTAACACCATAGTTCCATGCTTCTTCAGCTTTAAAATCTTCTTCAATAACAAGTATTCTTGAACTTGAAAAAATTGCCGGATTTTCAGCAAAAATATTAGAGGTTCTGAATCCTTTACCTGCAGATGCTCGTAAAACAAAATCATGATTTATGTTATACTTCGCATGCAGTCTCGGTGTTACAAAAACACCGTAAAGATTATTAAAATCAGCTCTTATTCCGGCAATTAAGCTAAACTTATCAGGAATTATATAAGTGTATTGAGAAAATATTCCCGGAACAACTTCTGTCCTTGAATAATCTTCGAAATTATATTGTTCATCAAAATCATCATAAACAAAACTTCCGCCGAAATTCAAGTTATTTTGAGTTGACTTAATTATCGTTTGAAAAATTACGTTTGCATAAAAACTGTTCTGAATGCCTGAATATGATTTGTTCCCGAAAAAAGAACTTTGTTCATGTCTTGATAAAGAATATGTGGAACCTACACTTGAATAATCTGTTCCCGGTATCAGAAAACCTAATTTCCCCCAAATCTCATACTGTCGAGTATCAATTTCTATTCCGTAGAAACTTCCGTTATCATCAGGATTTTGGATAAACCCAATCTGCCCTCCGTCTTTTTCGTCTTGCAAAAATCTAATGCCGATTTGCCCGTCCAATTTTCTGTTGTTATCAAACTTCCAACGGTTAATAAAATTATATTGCGACATTAGCGGCATATCAGCAAAACCATCCTTATTTTGGTCATGCAAAAAATCCAATCTTGAACCGTGCAGAAAAAACATTGTTGAAACTTTATCTGTCAGTTTAAATGCAGATGTTATATTTGATTCAAACTTGCCTTCAGAATTGGAGTAAAGATTTAAAAACAAATTTTCAGAATTTTCAGGTTTCTTCAATTCTATATTAATTTGTCCTGTTGCAGATTCATATCCGTTGATGACATCAGCAGTTCCTTTTGATATTTGTACAGATTGCATCCATGTACCCGGAATAAAAGACAAACCGTAAGTTGAAGATAAACCTCTGACAGCCGGCATATTTTCTCGTAATATTTGAGAATATTTACCTGCTAAACCTAACATCTTTATTTGTTTTGCTCCGGTAACTGCATCTGCATAAGTTACATCAACAGTTGCTGTATTCTCAAAACTTTCTGACAGATTACAACACGGCAATTTGTTCAAACCTGCTTCAGTTATAATTTGTTTTGCTTCAATGCTTTGGGATGAATTAAATTGCCCGCCTAAATCAGCATTTATTATAACTTCTTCAATCTCATAACCTTTAGTAAGAAGTATATTTAATATACTTGCATTTTTATTTACTTGAATAGTATCATTTTCATAACCTGTTATTGCAACTATCAACACATTTGTTTCATGTGTTTTCTCTAATTCAAAATATCCGTTAATGTCTGTTGTTGTACCAATGCTTGTATTTATCCAAAAAACACTTACACCTGTTAACGGAATTTGCTTTTCATTATTTTCATTTTCAGTCTTAACATACCCTTGAATTTTTTCTGCAAAAATAAATACGGGTATTATTAAAAATATAAAAATAAAAATCAAAGTTTTATTTCTCATTTTTCTGTATTTAAAATGTTATTGTATATAATTTAAATACAGTACCATCTTAATTAGAGTCTGTCTATAAAGTCTGTGTTTGGTTCAGAATGTTCGAGTTCGAGGCATCCGAAATGTTTATAATCAGGAGTTTACTTTTGTAAATGACTGATTATAAACATGAGGATAACGAAGAAATCGGACATTATGGACAAACACTAATTAACAGCACGATGAACTTAACAATTATCAAAATAATAATTAAGATGATACTTCAGTAAAAAAATGAGAAATCAAATTCGTAAAATACAAATATTATGGAGGAGGTCTATCCCGAACAAATCAGGGGGTTTAATAATTTGAGTTGATGTATCAATAGAATGTTTTTGAGCTTTTTCTTTATAATCAAAAAAATTAAATATTTCAAAACATACTTTTTGAAATATAATTTTAATGGTAGAAAAAGTATAAGGTTCTGATATTTTCAAATAATAGGTATCATCTGAACAGCAATCAGCGTCTTTTTCTGTATCAATTTTGCAAACAGAACCGGAACAACATGTCTTATCAGAAGATTGTTGATTTTCATGTTCATGCATTTGTTTATGCTCATGTTCACCTGTGTTTATATAAATTTCTGATATTTCACAAGATTGGCACTCATGAAAAATCAAGAAAAGTCCGGTAGATGATAATAAAAAAACTACGGAAAAAATTAACAACGCTATTTTATTGAAAATACTCATAAATATTAGAACGTAATATTAATATGAATTATTCTAAAAATCAAAAAAAACTATACTTCCCTGCAAATTATTGTTTCATCGGCAGTGTAAAAATAAAATTACTACCCTCTGACATTATGCTTTCAACCCGAATTTTACCTCCGTGTTTTTCAATAAATTCTTTGCAAAGTATTAAACCGAGACCTGTACCTTTTTCGTTTTCTGTTCCGATTGTAGATGTGTTTTTGTCTATACGAAATAAATCATTTATCAGAACTTCCGGTATCCCGACACCTGTGTCTTTTACAGATATTTCGATAAAATTTTTGTCTTTCTGCATTTTTGTTGAAACAATTACTTTTCCGTTTTTTTGTGTAAATTTTATCGCATTAGATATTAAATTTCGCAATACGCTGTAAATCATATTTTTATCAGCAAAAACCATCTTATTATCAGCAACACTGTTTAATAATTGTATTTCTTTTCTTTCTGCCGACCCTTTGTTTTCGTCAATTACATCAGACAAAATTGTTTTTAGATTTAGACTTTTGGGTGAAAATTGAATTTTACCTGATTGTGAGCGAGCCCATGTAAATAAATTTTCTAATAATTTTAAGGTTGTTATAGAACTGCTGTTTATAAATTTTATTAATTTTTCTCGCTCTTCTTCACTGTATTTTTTGTGATTTTTCAATAACAATTTTGAAAATCCCAGTATTGCAGTAAACGGAGATTTTAAATCATGAGCAATTATTGAGAAAAATTTATCCTTTGTGTTGTTTGCTTTCTCAAGTTCTTCAACAAAAGTTTGAATTTCATCTTTATGTAATTCAAGTTGTTGATTTTTTTCTTCAATTTCTATTTTTTGTGCAAAAAGAATGCGATTTGCTTCACGTTTTTGTAAAAAACTGCGAAGTACAACGAGAACAAACAGGGCCATTAAAATAAAACCTGCAATAAATGAATTACGCATAATTTTTTGCCTTTTTGCTTCTTCGTCATGTACAGCATCTTTTTTCTGCTGTTTTAATTTAATTGCTTGTTTTTCTTTTTCATATTTATATTGATATTCCAAGCCGGTTAATTTTTTTATATTTTTTTCACTGAAAATACTGTCGTTTAGTTCTTTATACAATACATGATTTTCGTATGCTTTTTTATAATTATTTGTTCCGGCATATATATCAGAAAGTTGCTTGTATATTTCTTTTTGATAATCTAAAAATTCCGGTTCAACAGCAATTTTAAGGCTTTTAACAGTATAATCTAATGCTTCGGCATAATTGTTTGTTTTTAAATAAACTGCACCTATACTTTTATATGAATAACAGATATCGAATTTATATCCGAACTCTTTTTTTATTTTCAATGAATTTTGAAAATATTCAAGTGCTTGGGGATAATTGCCTTGTTGAAAATGTATTTCTCCGATACCTTCCA from Bacteroidales bacterium harbors:
- a CDS encoding DUF2075 domain-containing protein codes for the protein MKNSFIGYTYQKHVTTLLLAKMDAERIIDKIEIEAVVNNNFDDVKIISGTDEYYFQIKDIDNISIDNLKITTNSISINGKSHKLSEKNNIVFFRKIAINPNCEILGFPALQLSGVYLVSLSRTEIDNNIEEIYKANPFRKSIIEHFFNDYLDNRKWIIERKNLPTIDVFKTQLIEPTVKISREFLMIENILLIEGKPGVGKSHLVCLLEDKYPNNLLYRFFVSSQEGNKTERLKYKNFISDFSKKLFKDLLHRNEETIIQEIKKEQRTVIIDGLDHVENYNRSELEKYIYFIDKLKESCKTIILSRPLHKKLLWKKHQLGNWNNNQTQEVLNKLYHISDYSIGTEIFSITGGYPILVKYVAEHYKKNNSIPKLNKLDSVDSYYEEIIKNEKGKQSLSLFLCSRSFFMKSEIHLLLDDELATIVNEFINEHPYLFEIRLNRISFFHDSFTTYLLNQKLNYSNRQQIINEFIHNSIINQEKRFLSRFSYFDLTIEMKKNIVRKFSSIEVFKDLMKDTIDFEALRDFYFQIREELINLSANDLELLNYYDLSLIINIVSRDHVSTLNSFLYTYVKVLLFNSYSDEDITSSKYLFAMLYYVQTNNPDLLYNITSDDYFDTRFFYNELNKEIEEERTYFQKHNKQLSDKQIEELLKNKSEYELKETLSYIFENVFIHKKNHGKYTDIYKSIEKHVHSKGEEANSILDTFLYKHNIKSLYTNWSFKDAKRNIFAFGNVANINDYCNLSLNDFILKNNKLGSFDLRDEILNFIRLSLHENRKIDISNISLFWTKYYQRKDYSLSNIDSALRVFEQKGFVNKLDSCILINSIQEVSEKGYRELLADYIIQHSPKIISFIVENFNIEDLRISWFDLPNEYINSFPDNIFNYALNEILKYHRHNKQIEFKEIQNVVSSNRFPDLKNILNFIKYSVRISKFHPFIEKIRNENIDIIEFSPSDNKETVNNSSESHYNHGILNVKDKEFILKKGLKCHEIADFSDGWYSALADLEVYKMFDNKSINENIYLILYNAILGKVKSINSFYSLSYFPGNIPKLISDYQIEIDIETLFHSFSIFTELSMFNITNTNQY
- a CDS encoding heavy-metal-associated domain-containing protein, with product MRTLKTLSIVTILFFAFTTASNAQGLKYVKIKTSAQSELCKKTIENYLAYEKGIKDVELDLKSKVVTVKYLDKKTDYDVICEAITKLGYDADDKKADKDAYTKLPAECKKPLVKKSDCGSKYKSNCSHKCNSHK
- a CDS encoding TonB-dependent receptor, with product MRNKTLIFIFIFLIIPVFIFAEKIQGYVKTENENNEKQIPLTGVSVFWINTSIGTTTDINGYFELEKTHETNVLIVAITGYENDTIQVNKNASILNILLTKGYEIEEVIINADLGGQFNSSQSIEAKQIITEAGLNKLPCCNLSESFENTATVDVTYADAVTGAKQIKMLGLAGKYSQILRENMPAVRGLSSTYGLSFIPGTWMQSVQISKGTADVINGYESATGQINIELKKPENSENLFLNLYSNSEGKFESNITSAFKLTDKVSTMFFLHGSRLDFLHDQNKDGFADMPLMSQYNFINRWKFDNNRKLDGQIGIRFLQDEKDGGQIGFIQNPDDNGSFYGIEIDTRQYEIWGKLGFLIPGTDYSSVGSTYSLSRHEQSSFFGNKSYSGIQNSFYANVIFQTIIKSTQNNLNFGGSFVYDDFDEQYNFEDYSRTEVVPGIFSQYTYIIPDKFSLIAGIRADFNNLYGVFVTPRLHAKYNINHDFVLRASAGKGFRTSNIFAENPAIFSSSRILVIEEDFKAEEAWNYGVNFTGELHLSNKKNANFSIDFYRTDFVNQLVADINTDVNEIRFYNLKGKSYSNSFQAEFSLEAIKRFDISAAFRLNDVHVTMNNELIEKPIINKYKGLLTLSYATKFNKWMVDITNQFTGTSPLPDLSENPAEFRINESSPSYYILHVQITKRFKHLDIYAGSENLSNYKQKNVIIDAENPFGEYFDASMVWGPVTGRKFFVGIRLKIKQ
- a CDS encoding CHAT domain-containing protein, which produces MKKIQIVTTVLIFLISGIIHPAISGNVYQDWKKIVKDKTDKIKIDTDKIKDNTNDVFENDIYRLYDKSEEYINDKFKEQWKETLTNFSEGYDVTDFNYAISFGDNSTPHEAKGNLKQAKGFAIYLADPANTNEIPPKIKGQNFNYTGEILYVSSSYKMSEKSLLKADKIYNENKLSDSTFASLTLSNLGLLYHTTGRYALAEEYTKKALEKREKGADKTGYAASLNNIAVLYKDMGLYTKAEEYIIKAQDYLKKTGEDKSIKYAIVLNNRAMIYQMTGKYKDAEKLMKESIKLAGEEVKEKSPTYVRLEVNLALLYQLTKRYEEAEKIYLDAIKIKKRRMGKSHPDYAVLLRNTASLYQQMRRFDKVEPLLKEAVGIYEKQFGKEHPSYAQAIYELGLFYQSQDKLSKAEPLLNEALGIQKKTLGEHHPNITLTYENLAVLYWQKEDYKKAADTYKKTLNEYIYQINTFFPAMNEYEKSKFWEKIQTKFVRFYNFAVKAQNDVPEITGDVYNFHIATKALLLSSSRKVKARILNSGNKALIAKYNNWQDTKSWLAKLYTYSNEELKEENINIDSLETVVLNLEKDITKSSEEFKKANELKTITYNDIAKVLKPNEAAVEIIRINSFSYLYPRDQIHYLALVLKNNNEVPKMVFMKDGDNMESAWSEEYQETIHSGKSMKPFYDYYWKSIAGLTSTNDKKLYISVDGIYNQVNINTIQLPSERHILDVKDVRFVTNTKDILSFNKAKKFSKTAFLLGYPDYKLDLPDAYAVLTPLPGTKKEVNTIQSLLKSNYYKVNTVMEKNATEENLKKVKSPYILHIATHGYFLENEVDPSEDTRSFGIEPMKAYENPLLRSGLLLAGADRTVNEMNTKDNKDSDDGILNAFEAMILDLDNTDIVILSACQTGLGEIKNGEGVYGLQRSFQIAGASSVITSLWEVSDEGTQDLMSSFYKHWLKSGDKHDAFHKAQLEIKEKYKYPFYWGAFVLVGE
- a CDS encoding helix-turn-helix transcriptional regulator, with product MNDISLNSLVSMSDKALSELTGNFIKHHRLNQNKTQDEVSSAASISRSTLSLLERGGKVTLKSLIKVLRVLNLLYIMDVFQISNEISPIEYANLQKKKKQRARNINTEEKSNENLGW
- a CDS encoding type II toxin-antitoxin system HipA family toxin translates to MVDVAEVKIWGESVGAVRWDEKLQLASFQYDTKFLSKGWNLSPIIMPIKNGSRIYSFPELRGTRGENTDTFKGLPGMLADSLPDKYGNQLINVWLAQNGRSANSMNPVEKLCFIGARGMGALEFEPAQFKASKQPFIVEIKSLVDIAQKMLSARKGFHANLKKDEQTAMIQILKTGTSAGGARPKVVIAYNEKTGELKSGQAGVPKGFENWLIKLDGVSDVQFGESYGYGKVEYAYYLMAKDCSIDMMECKLLEENGRAHFMTKRFDRVGNDTKHHIQTFCGIQHYDFNNLYGYSYEQLFQTMRILKLTYPEAIQMFRRMVFNVMATNYDDHTKNFSFSLKKDGKWELSPAYDVCYSYDPSNIWVSQHTLSINGKHKNISEADLMTIADANNIKKGKKIIQEIKNIVSKWQEYAEEVKVQQDLRDSITKTLIALK